From Solwaraspora sp. WMMD1047, the proteins below share one genomic window:
- the alc gene encoding allantoicase, protein MTDFTDLPELASRALGGTVVHANDEFFAARDNLITAAPPTFAPATFGAKGQVYDGWETRRRREPGDDHAIVRLGAPGVIHGVVVDTAFFTGNYPPYASVEACGMEGYPGPAELAAAEWTPIVARSALRGDARNPFPVTDRHRYTHVRLRIYPDGGVARLRVHGTVVPDPRLFPDGLVDLAAMEYGGLVVGCSDMFYGSPQQLIMPGLARVMGEGWETARRRDAGNDWVRVRLAAPGRIRLVELDTSHFKGNAPAAARLTGVDTRVADPADPAAWVEILPRTRLQPDTRHRFPVGFGPIVGSPGPAGAGVGPTVTEVRLDVYPDGGMARMRLSGVIDAAGLAELRRAWRAALPPAHARAIVGGWPEWTAGSEG, encoded by the coding sequence ATGACGGACTTCACCGACCTGCCGGAGCTGGCCTCCCGGGCGCTCGGCGGCACCGTCGTGCACGCCAACGACGAGTTCTTCGCCGCCCGCGACAACCTGATCACCGCCGCGCCGCCGACCTTCGCCCCGGCCACCTTCGGCGCCAAGGGCCAGGTGTACGACGGCTGGGAGACCCGCCGCCGCCGGGAACCCGGCGACGACCACGCGATCGTCCGGCTCGGCGCGCCCGGCGTCATCCACGGGGTGGTGGTGGACACCGCCTTCTTCACCGGCAACTACCCGCCGTACGCGTCGGTGGAGGCGTGCGGGATGGAGGGCTATCCGGGTCCGGCCGAGCTGGCCGCCGCCGAGTGGACGCCGATCGTGGCCCGGTCGGCGCTGCGCGGCGACGCCCGCAACCCGTTCCCGGTCACCGACCGGCACCGGTACACCCACGTCCGGCTGCGGATCTACCCCGACGGCGGGGTGGCCCGGTTGCGGGTGCACGGCACCGTCGTACCCGATCCGCGGCTCTTCCCCGACGGCCTGGTTGATCTCGCGGCGATGGAGTACGGCGGCCTGGTGGTCGGCTGCAGCGACATGTTCTACGGCTCGCCGCAGCAGCTGATCATGCCGGGGCTGGCCCGGGTGATGGGGGAGGGCTGGGAGACCGCCCGGCGCCGCGACGCCGGCAACGACTGGGTCCGGGTCCGGCTCGCCGCGCCCGGCCGGATCCGCCTGGTGGAGCTGGACACCAGCCACTTCAAGGGCAACGCCCCGGCGGCGGCCCGGCTGACCGGGGTGGACACCCGGGTCGCCGACCCGGCCGACCCGGCGGCCTGGGTCGAGATCCTGCCCCGGACCCGGCTGCAGCCGGACACCCGGCACCGGTTCCCGGTCGGCTTCGGCCCGATCGTGGGCAGTCCCGGTCCGGCCGGGGCCGGCGTCGGGCCGACGGTCACCGAGGTCCGGCTGGACGTCTACCCGGACGGTGGGATGGCCCGGATGCGGCTGTCCGGGGTAATCGATGCGGCCGGGCTGGCCGAGCTGCGTCGCGCCTGGCGGGCCGCGTTACCACCGGCCCACGCCCGCGCGATCGTCGGTGGTTGGCCGGAGTGGACGGCCGGGTCGGAGGGTTGA
- a CDS encoding transglutaminase family protein yields the protein MAQPAGGVESVLEFQVSEPATVVVQMALPGRPDGERLSVTGAGGLPLSEPPVELPPAGRLDGGRQHLLRLPAGPVTVRYTAPVPAPPATGRRAEPGTADQSQEPLTSGQPPEPATCGQQPEPLTELDRVLALRPSRYCPSDRLAGFALGTFGHLTGDAERVRAITDHVWRHLAYEAGVSGPSTDAADTLLAGRGVCRDFAHLTTALCRAVDVPARVAAVYAPGLSPMDFHLVTEAAVDGAWYVWDSTRLAPRQSLLRIATGRDAADVAFSTVLAGRLELTGMQVTAVAPGDLPTDDHTAPVALA from the coding sequence ATGGCGCAACCAGCGGGCGGGGTCGAGAGTGTCCTCGAGTTTCAGGTCTCGGAACCGGCGACGGTGGTCGTCCAGATGGCGTTGCCGGGGCGGCCGGACGGGGAGCGGCTCTCGGTCACCGGCGCGGGTGGGCTGCCGCTGTCGGAGCCACCCGTCGAGCTGCCGCCGGCCGGACGGCTCGACGGCGGCCGGCAGCACCTGCTCCGGCTGCCGGCGGGACCGGTCACCGTGCGCTACACCGCGCCGGTTCCCGCCCCGCCGGCCACTGGTCGGCGGGCCGAGCCGGGTACCGCCGACCAGAGCCAGGAGCCGTTGACCTCCGGCCAGCCGCCCGAGCCGGCGACCTGCGGCCAACAGCCGGAGCCGTTGACCGAGCTGGACCGGGTGCTCGCGCTGCGACCCAGCCGGTACTGCCCGTCCGACCGGCTGGCCGGCTTCGCGCTGGGTACTTTCGGCCACCTGACCGGCGACGCCGAGCGGGTCCGCGCCATCACCGACCATGTGTGGCGGCACCTGGCGTACGAGGCGGGGGTGAGCGGCCCCAGCACGGACGCCGCCGACACGTTGCTGGCCGGACGCGGGGTGTGCCGGGACTTCGCGCACCTGACCACCGCGCTGTGCCGGGCGGTCGACGTCCCGGCCCGGGTGGCCGCCGTCTACGCCCCCGGACTGTCCCCGATGGACTTCCACCTGGTGACCGAGGCGGCGGTCGACGGCGCCTGGTACGTCTGGGACAGCACCCGGCTGGCGCCCCGGCAGAGCCTGCTGCGGATCGCCACCGGCCGGGACGCGGCGGATGTGGCCTTCTCCACGGTGCTGGCCGGGCGGCTGGAGCTGACCGGGATGCAGGTCACCGCCGTGGCCCCCGGCGACCTACCCACCGACGACCACACCGCACCGGTGGCGCTGGCCTGA
- a CDS encoding aminoglycoside phosphotransferase family protein, producing MSRTVTLLLVDPLGAPLGALPPYQVAMPWWQEVSDVVDGARERFGVDVSVLRLVDADRSAPPGGALRYLAQLDRAPDGAPTFADAGLPDPAVLAPHPLRAPWAVPGGPTRSLHWAAAALARLGRAGHTAIQQRAWNLSAIWRLEPTGPTGATAPTAPTAPTGAMAPGGPVWLKQVPPFFRHEAAVLRWLGEVAPGAAPTLLAADDGPAGQGRLLLDHVPGEDRYGAELAERHAIGASQHRIQTLAAGRTAELVARGVPDGRGVALARTVRGELARHGADLGPVRDLLDGLADRLARVASCGVPETLVHGDLHPGNVRSDGRHPVIIDWGDSFVGPPAFDILRLAEGLPPPAAAELLAAWRDRWRRDVPGCDPDRAVALLRPVAALRNAAMYAGFLARIEPSEHPFHAADVPAWLRLAAEWSGPGTSDCR from the coding sequence GTGTCCCGGACCGTGACGTTGCTGCTCGTCGATCCACTCGGCGCGCCGCTGGGCGCGCTGCCGCCGTACCAGGTGGCGATGCCCTGGTGGCAGGAGGTCAGCGACGTGGTCGACGGGGCCCGGGAACGGTTCGGGGTGGACGTTTCGGTGCTGCGGCTGGTGGATGCCGACCGGAGTGCACCGCCCGGCGGGGCGCTCCGCTACCTGGCCCAGCTCGATCGGGCGCCGGACGGCGCGCCGACCTTCGCCGACGCCGGGCTGCCCGACCCGGCGGTGCTGGCACCGCATCCGCTGCGGGCGCCCTGGGCGGTGCCGGGTGGCCCGACCCGGAGTCTGCACTGGGCGGCGGCCGCCCTGGCCCGGCTGGGCCGGGCCGGCCACACCGCGATCCAGCAGCGCGCCTGGAACCTGTCCGCGATCTGGCGGCTGGAACCGACCGGGCCGACCGGGGCGACCGCACCGACCGCACCGACCGCACCGACCGGGGCGATGGCGCCGGGTGGGCCGGTGTGGCTCAAGCAGGTGCCGCCGTTCTTCCGGCACGAGGCGGCGGTGCTGCGCTGGCTCGGTGAGGTCGCCCCGGGCGCGGCGCCGACCCTGCTCGCCGCCGACGACGGTCCGGCCGGGCAGGGCCGGCTGCTGCTCGACCACGTGCCCGGCGAGGACCGGTACGGAGCGGAGCTGGCCGAACGTCACGCGATCGGCGCGAGCCAGCACCGGATCCAGACGCTGGCCGCCGGCCGGACCGCGGAACTCGTCGCTCGGGGCGTACCCGATGGTCGGGGGGTGGCGTTGGCGCGGACCGTGCGGGGCGAGTTGGCCCGGCACGGCGCGGACCTGGGCCCGGTCCGGGACCTGCTCGACGGGCTGGCGGACCGGCTGGCGCGGGTGGCGTCCTGCGGGGTGCCGGAGACCCTGGTCCACGGCGACCTGCACCCGGGCAACGTGCGGTCCGACGGGCGCCACCCCGTCATCATCGACTGGGGTGACTCGTTCGTCGGACCCCCCGCGTTCGACATCCTCCGGCTCGCCGAGGGCCTGCCGCCGCCGGCGGCGGCCGAGCTGCTGGCGGCCTGGCGGGACCGCTGGCGCCGGGACGTGCCCGGCTGCGACCCGGACCGGGCGGTCGCGCTCCTGCGCCCGGTCGCGGCGCTGCGCAACGCGGCCATGTACGCCGGATTCCTGGCCCGCATCGAGCCGTCCGAACACCCGTTCCACGCCGCCGACGTGCCCGCCTGGCTGCGACTGGCGGCAGAATGGAGCGGACCGGGAACATCCGACTGTCGGTAA
- a CDS encoding methyltransferase domain-containing protein has product MTVRRSDPVRLRHWYADRLRREARATRAEVVRAFATVPREMFVADGFVGRDGRRVGPGDDGFLAAVYRDDVLITKVRDGTPVSSSSQPSLMAAMIEALGPVEGLRVLEIGAGTGYNAALMAAAGAEVTSVDVQPDVVERARTSLAAVAPVVAEAARVEVRLGDGYLGAPDAAPYHRVIVTVGVNGVSPHWLDQLAPGGFALVPVGHVGNHPVLRVGRTAAGDVTADPIFPAGFMAAAGPLSARYPGAHPEPPREPLAAPTVRRRPRWRRGLGLYRYHDLWFAAGVWDRRVTFAGMLGGHGPGGCALVDGAGDGGALLGTDGAILATGSRDRWYAAQLGLLLDRWVRLGEPAITRWSTTMAPGGDPDQPILVPAAWTLTDRV; this is encoded by the coding sequence GTGACCGTCCGCCGATCCGACCCGGTGCGGCTGCGCCACTGGTACGCGGACCGGCTGCGCCGCGAGGCCAGGGCCACCCGGGCCGAGGTGGTCCGGGCGTTCGCGACGGTGCCGCGGGAGATGTTCGTGGCCGACGGGTTCGTCGGCCGCGACGGCCGCCGGGTCGGGCCGGGCGACGACGGGTTCCTCGCCGCGGTGTACCGCGACGACGTGCTGATCACGAAGGTGCGGGACGGGACGCCGGTCAGCTCGTCGAGCCAACCGTCGCTGATGGCGGCGATGATCGAGGCGTTGGGGCCGGTCGAGGGGCTGCGGGTGCTGGAGATCGGCGCCGGCACCGGCTACAACGCCGCGTTGATGGCGGCCGCGGGCGCCGAGGTGACAAGCGTCGACGTGCAACCCGACGTGGTCGAGCGGGCGCGTACCTCGCTGGCCGCGGTGGCGCCGGTGGTGGCCGAGGCGGCCCGGGTCGAGGTCCGGCTCGGCGACGGCTACCTGGGCGCGCCCGACGCCGCCCCGTACCACCGGGTGATCGTGACGGTGGGGGTCAACGGGGTCTCGCCGCACTGGCTCGACCAGCTCGCGCCGGGCGGGTTCGCCCTGGTGCCGGTGGGGCACGTCGGCAACCATCCGGTGCTGCGGGTCGGCCGGACGGCCGCCGGCGACGTCACCGCCGACCCGATCTTCCCGGCCGGCTTCATGGCCGCCGCCGGGCCGCTGTCGGCCCGCTATCCGGGCGCGCACCCGGAACCGCCCCGGGAGCCGCTGGCCGCCCCGACCGTGCGGCGGCGGCCGCGGTGGCGGCGCGGCCTGGGGCTGTACCGCTACCACGACCTCTGGTTCGCGGCCGGCGTCTGGGACCGGCGGGTCACCTTCGCCGGCATGCTCGGCGGCCACGGACCCGGCGGCTGCGCCCTGGTCGACGGGGCCGGCGACGGCGGTGCCCTGCTCGGCACCGACGGCGCGATCCTGGCCACCGGCAGCCGGGACCGCTGGTACGCCGCCCAGCTCGGCCTCCTGCTCGACCGCTGGGTACGCCTCGGCGAGCCGGCCATCACCCGCTGGTCGACGACGATGGCGCCCGGCGGCGACCCGGATCAGCCGATCCTGGTGCCGGCCGCCTGGACGCTCACCGACCGGGTGTGA
- a CDS encoding pirin family protein, with protein sequence MPAITVDDVLVLPRLPKLGPDTEFRPVRRLVTAPSGFEGEGFPVRRAFAGVPLHELDPFIHLDQMGEVDYAPGEPKGTSWHPHRGFETVTYIIDGIFDHQDSHGGGGTITNGDTQWMTAGSGLLHIEAPPEHLVVSGGLFHGLQLWVNLPRVAKMNPPRYQDIRGRQAALLTTPDGGALIRVIAGEVAGHAGPGSTHTPITIAHLTVQPGAEVDLPWRSDFNALVYVLGGRGTVGTDRRPVRTGQLAVHGPGEAIRVTADERQETATPALDLYIMGGEPIREPVAHYGPFVMNTRDELVKAFEDYQAGRLGVIPAARVPHSGGQSRP encoded by the coding sequence ATGCCCGCGATCACCGTCGACGACGTCCTGGTCCTGCCGAGGCTGCCCAAGCTCGGCCCGGACACCGAATTCCGGCCGGTCCGCCGGCTGGTCACCGCCCCGAGCGGCTTCGAGGGCGAGGGCTTCCCGGTCCGCCGGGCCTTCGCCGGCGTACCCCTGCACGAGCTGGACCCGTTCATCCACCTGGACCAGATGGGTGAGGTCGACTACGCCCCCGGCGAGCCGAAGGGCACGTCCTGGCATCCGCACCGCGGCTTCGAGACCGTCACCTACATCATCGACGGGATCTTCGACCACCAGGACTCACACGGCGGCGGCGGCACGATCACCAACGGCGACACCCAGTGGATGACCGCCGGCAGCGGCCTGCTGCACATCGAGGCGCCGCCGGAGCACCTGGTGGTCAGCGGCGGGCTCTTCCACGGGCTGCAGCTGTGGGTGAACCTGCCCCGGGTCGCCAAGATGAACCCACCCCGCTACCAGGACATCCGCGGCCGCCAGGCGGCACTGCTCACCACCCCGGACGGCGGCGCGCTGATCCGGGTGATCGCCGGTGAGGTCGCCGGGCACGCCGGCCCGGGCTCGACCCACACCCCGATCACCATCGCCCACCTCACCGTCCAGCCGGGCGCCGAGGTCGACCTGCCGTGGCGGTCGGACTTCAACGCCCTGGTCTACGTGCTCGGCGGGCGGGGCACGGTCGGCACCGACCGGCGGCCGGTGCGGACCGGCCAGCTCGCCGTGCACGGTCCGGGCGAGGCGATCCGGGTCACCGCGGACGAGCGGCAGGAGACCGCCACCCCGGCGCTGGACCTCTACATCATGGGCGGTGAACCCATCCGGGAGCCGGTCGCCCACTACGGCCCGTTCGTGATGAACACCCGCGACGAACTCGTCAAGGCGTTCGAGGACTACCAGGCCGGGCGGCTCGGGGTGATCCCGGCGGCCCGGGTGCCGCACTCCGGCGGCCAGAGCCGGCCCTGA
- a CDS encoding MarR family transcriptional regulator: protein MAESLDPARLAAWRSYIEASQRLFTRLEEDLRTDSDLTFADYHVLVLLSEAPRHRLRMGQLASRLVFSPSRLTYQISAMQRRGLVTRQACPDDRRGSEAVLTATGLLALREAAPHHLLSVRRHLMDDLDEAEVAFLARIFTRLGERLRAGNTDTTHPTDLTTTG from the coding sequence ATGGCAGAGAGTCTCGACCCGGCTCGGCTGGCCGCCTGGCGCAGCTACATCGAGGCGAGCCAGCGGCTGTTCACCCGGCTCGAAGAGGATCTGCGCACCGACAGCGACCTCACCTTCGCCGACTACCACGTGCTGGTGCTGCTCTCCGAGGCGCCCCGGCACCGGCTGCGGATGGGGCAGCTCGCCAGCCGGCTGGTCTTCTCGCCCAGCCGTCTCACCTACCAGATCTCCGCCATGCAGCGGCGCGGGCTGGTGACCCGGCAGGCCTGCCCGGACGACCGGCGCGGCAGCGAGGCGGTGCTGACCGCCACCGGGCTGCTGGCCCTGCGCGAGGCGGCCCCGCACCACCTGCTGTCGGTACGCCGGCACCTGATGGACGACCTGGACGAGGCCGAGGTCGCCTTCCTGGCCCGGATCTTCACCCGACTCGGCGAGCGGCTGCGCGCCGGCAACACCGACACCACCCACCCCACCGACCTCACCACAACCGGCTAG
- a CDS encoding DUF1684 domain-containing protein, protein MDELELADWREQMARLHLSPTDLAGYRAARDTLFAGHPQSPIPVGQRAGFTGLRYFPASAEAVVDVPLRTAEGTEEIDTGGPDGVVRYRRVGVAETPWGPLTLWWIDAYGGGLFLPFRDGTCGAESYGGGRYLTDTVKGTFGRGVTVLPGARLRLDFNYAYNPSCAYDDRWACPLAPPENRLTARIAAGEQTYRSAGN, encoded by the coding sequence GTGGACGAGCTTGAGCTGGCGGACTGGCGGGAGCAGATGGCCCGGCTCCACCTGTCGCCGACGGATCTCGCCGGCTACCGGGCCGCCCGCGACACCCTGTTCGCCGGTCATCCACAGTCGCCGATCCCGGTCGGCCAGCGGGCCGGCTTCACCGGACTGCGGTACTTCCCGGCCAGCGCCGAGGCCGTGGTCGACGTACCGCTGCGGACGGCCGAGGGGACCGAGGAGATCGACACCGGCGGTCCGGACGGTGTGGTGCGCTACCGGCGGGTCGGGGTGGCCGAGACGCCGTGGGGGCCGCTGACGCTGTGGTGGATCGACGCGTACGGCGGCGGGTTGTTCCTGCCGTTCCGCGACGGCACCTGCGGCGCCGAGTCGTACGGCGGCGGCCGGTACCTCACCGACACCGTGAAGGGCACGTTCGGGCGCGGCGTGACCGTGCTGCCCGGCGCCCGCCTGCGGCTCGACTTCAACTACGCCTACAACCCCAGCTGCGCGTACGACGACCGCTGGGCCTGTCCACTGGCCCCGCCGGAGAACCGGCTGACGGCCCGGATCGCAGCCGGCGAACAGACTTACCGCAGCGCTGGCAACTGA
- a CDS encoding DUF397 domain-containing protein — MGDVTPRWRKSSRSNTTGDCVEVADNISGRVLVRDSKDQAGPALTFGPTAWRSFVQAVK, encoded by the coding sequence ATGGGCGACGTAACCCCCCGCTGGCGGAAGTCCAGTCGGAGCAACACCACCGGCGACTGTGTGGAGGTGGCCGACAACATCTCAGGTCGCGTCTTGGTCCGGGACAGCAAGGACCAGGCTGGCCCCGCGCTGACCTTCGGGCCGACCGCGTGGCGGTCCTTCGTCCAGGCCGTCAAGTAG
- a CDS encoding helix-turn-helix transcriptional regulator gives MPASDLLVKNLRITRELLKLSQEAWASRIHYSASQVSGIERGERPVTPDYLDVVDRAFGTAFVEYYDEHVRVDPSPVWLKSWLERQKEATLLRYFELAVVPALLQTEAYARELIEASTTGPAAEDAIATRLARREILTRDLKPVRLTAILDENVLYRHVGGARVMREQLLALTEARRDTVSVYVVPAEVGSYIGLDGSFALATTHGRVVGFVDGPLHEDAIEDIDRVDDLERRWELIRRYTPTQERSLELITKAADTWAT, from the coding sequence ATGCCCGCAAGCGATCTTCTGGTAAAGAACCTCCGGATCACGCGCGAGCTGTTGAAGCTCTCCCAGGAAGCGTGGGCTTCTCGCATCCACTACTCGGCTTCCCAGGTGAGCGGAATCGAGCGCGGGGAACGGCCGGTAACCCCGGATTATCTGGACGTCGTCGATCGGGCGTTCGGTACCGCGTTCGTCGAGTACTACGACGAGCATGTGCGCGTGGACCCGTCGCCGGTCTGGCTGAAGTCCTGGCTTGAGCGCCAGAAGGAGGCGACCCTACTGCGATACTTCGAGCTCGCGGTCGTGCCAGCACTCCTGCAGACAGAGGCGTACGCAAGAGAGCTGATCGAGGCGTCAACCACCGGGCCGGCGGCAGAAGACGCCATCGCGACCAGGCTCGCCCGGCGCGAGATCTTGACCCGAGACCTAAAACCAGTTCGGTTGACGGCAATCCTGGACGAGAACGTGTTGTATCGCCATGTGGGCGGCGCACGGGTGATGAGAGAACAGTTGCTCGCCCTGACGGAGGCTCGCCGAGACACGGTGAGTGTCTACGTCGTCCCGGCGGAGGTTGGCTCATACATCGGGCTTGATGGCTCGTTCGCGCTCGCGACGACGCATGGGCGCGTGGTGGGATTCGTGGATGGACCACTGCACGAAGACGCGATCGAGGACATCGACCGGGTCGACGACCTCGAACGCCGGTGGGAGCTGATTCGGCGTTACACTCCAACGCAGGAGCGGTCCCTCGAACTGATCACGAAAGCGGCAGACACATGGGCGACGTAA
- a CDS encoding serpin family protein, translated as MSVAAANGLTARWAAALDDAQTVLSGAGAYPLLALLARHAAGPARAELLAVAADGTPFDLADSPTTRLAVGVWSRHDLPLTERWRADVPADMRGALTGDPAVDQPILDRWAAEHTDGLVPTMPIAVNRGTLLVLASALTVLTTWAEPFSEGWYQPGAGPWRGRRVTGLHRRTSDLTALRVADTPAAGPVTLLTVAGDQDVDVVLTLGRPELGPARLLPAAIGALAGTGTPPGERAPAEPTEEPTAGPGVTEQLVPARDDRPELAVSTVAFTVDGDHDLLRQAALFGLATATSDTAGSHFPGISPVPLVVSQARQRATATFGPLGFRAAAVTAIAARAGAAPPAATTRKRLVRVDFDRPFGFLAVHRPTGLVLVAGWVSDPN; from the coding sequence ATGAGTGTCGCCGCCGCCAATGGCCTCACCGCGCGTTGGGCGGCGGCCCTGGATGACGCCCAGACGGTGCTGTCGGGTGCTGGGGCGTACCCGCTGCTGGCGCTGCTGGCCCGGCACGCCGCCGGACCGGCCCGCGCCGAACTGCTCGCCGTGGCCGCCGATGGCACCCCGTTCGACCTGGCGGACTCCCCCACCACCCGGCTGGCGGTCGGCGTCTGGTCGCGCCACGACCTGCCGCTCACCGAACGGTGGCGGGCCGACGTGCCTGCCGACATGCGCGGCGCGCTGACCGGCGACCCCGCCGTCGACCAGCCGATCCTGGACCGGTGGGCCGCCGAGCACACCGACGGACTGGTCCCGACCATGCCGATCGCGGTGAACCGGGGCACCCTGCTGGTCCTGGCCAGCGCGCTGACCGTGCTGACGACCTGGGCGGAGCCGTTCAGCGAGGGCTGGTACCAACCCGGAGCGGGGCCGTGGCGGGGCCGGCGGGTGACCGGCCTGCACCGGCGCACAAGCGACCTCACCGCGCTGCGGGTCGCCGACACACCGGCGGCCGGGCCGGTCACGCTGCTCACCGTCGCAGGTGATCAGGACGTGGACGTGGTGCTCACCCTCGGTCGACCGGAGCTCGGCCCGGCCCGGCTGCTGCCGGCCGCGATCGGCGCGCTGGCCGGCACCGGGACGCCGCCCGGAGAGCGCGCCCCGGCCGAGCCGACCGAGGAGCCGACCGCCGGGCCCGGCGTCACCGAACAGTTGGTGCCCGCCCGCGACGACCGGCCCGAGCTGGCCGTCTCGACGGTGGCGTTCACCGTCGACGGCGACCACGACCTGCTCCGGCAGGCCGCCCTGTTCGGCCTCGCCACCGCCACCTCCGACACCGCCGGCAGTCACTTCCCGGGCATCAGCCCGGTGCCGCTCGTCGTCTCGCAGGCCCGGCAACGGGCAACGGCGACCTTCGGCCCGCTGGGCTTCCGGGCCGCCGCGGTGACCGCCATCGCCGCCCGGGCCGGTGCCGCGCCGCCCGCCGCGACCACCCGGAAACGGCTGGTACGGGTCGACTTCGATCGCCCGTTCGGCTTCCTCGCCGTGCACCGGCCTACCGGCCTCGTGCTGGTCGCCGGCTGGGTCAGCGACCCGAACTGA
- a CDS encoding phosphotransferase gives MAPATGDRPRPHRATGRRPGGRRPHCPGGFSPGLASRLALADGRRVVAKAIDGERWPGEVGFYLAEARVNAVLPPTVPAPRLLGSFDHDGWTGMVFEDIDGAEPSLPWERADLVRTVAAVVGMSRALTPSPVPVGRDHPRLGGWAALAGNAAATARLAVDSPWAAGNLPALVRLEADGLAAAQGDTLVHFDLYPHNVLLMPDRVVFVDWPHARLGAPGLDLLTLLVSAAADGIDPDPILREHGDGLPLDAATVDALVAAHAGFLVRGGLSTMPPGLEPIARAKRRLGLAALTWLHRRLAARQVPPPMIS, from the coding sequence GTGGCACCGGCTACCGGCGACCGTCCGCGCCCACATCGAGCTACTGGCCGGCGGCCGGGTGGTCGCCGCCCGCACTGTCCGGGCGGCTTCTCGCCCGGGCTCGCCTCCCGGCTCGCGCTCGCCGACGGCCGGCGGGTGGTCGCGAAGGCCATCGATGGCGAGCGTTGGCCGGGGGAGGTCGGGTTCTACCTGGCCGAGGCCCGGGTCAACGCCGTCCTGCCACCGACGGTCCCGGCACCCCGGCTGCTCGGCTCGTTCGACCACGATGGCTGGACGGGGATGGTGTTCGAGGACATCGACGGCGCGGAACCGTCCCTGCCGTGGGAGCGGGCCGACCTCGTCCGGACCGTCGCCGCCGTGGTCGGGATGTCCCGGGCGCTGACCCCGTCACCCGTCCCGGTCGGCCGGGACCATCCCCGGCTCGGGGGGTGGGCTGCGCTGGCCGGGAACGCCGCCGCGACCGCCCGGCTGGCCGTCGACTCGCCGTGGGCGGCGGGCAACCTGCCGGCGCTGGTCCGGCTCGAAGCCGACGGGCTGGCCGCGGCCCAGGGCGACACGCTTGTGCACTTCGACCTGTATCCGCACAACGTGCTGCTGATGCCCGACCGGGTGGTCTTCGTCGACTGGCCGCACGCCCGCCTCGGCGCTCCCGGGCTCGACCTGCTGACGCTCCTGGTCAGCGCTGCCGCGGACGGGATCGACCCGGACCCGATCCTGCGGGAGCACGGCGACGGGCTGCCCCTCGACGCGGCGACGGTCGACGCCCTCGTCGCGGCGCACGCCGGTTTCCTGGTGCGGGGCGGCCTGTCGACGATGCCGCCCGGCCTGGAGCCGATCGCTCGGGCCAAGCGTCGTCTCGGCCTGGCCGCCCTGACCTGGCTCCACCGCCGGCTGGCGGCCCGCCAAGTCCCGCCACCCATGATCAGTTGA
- a CDS encoding DUF998 domain-containing protein, giving the protein MSQSPGPAARLGAALWVVQPVSLLVEILTAARVTTPYSFLDNTISDLGVTRCGTVEYRFGPVPVCSPWHDLMNVSFVALGVFLAVGALLLCRRLGTGVAGRVAIGLWVVAGLGSVGTGLVPLDRDVDLHVLVSMPVLIAQPLAVLALGLAVRRAHPGLARSALVVGAVSVAGAVAFLARVDTPDLGGLFERLALWPGYLWLPAAALTLLGHRRAR; this is encoded by the coding sequence GTGAGCCAGTCACCCGGCCCGGCCGCCCGCCTCGGCGCGGCGCTGTGGGTCGTCCAGCCGGTCAGTCTGCTGGTGGAGATCCTCACCGCCGCCCGGGTGACCACCCCGTACAGCTTTCTCGACAACACCATCAGCGACCTCGGGGTGACCCGCTGCGGCACCGTGGAGTACCGGTTCGGCCCGGTGCCGGTCTGTTCGCCGTGGCACGACCTGATGAACGTTTCGTTTGTCGCGCTCGGCGTGTTCCTCGCCGTCGGGGCGTTGCTGCTGTGCCGCCGGCTGGGGACCGGTGTCGCCGGTCGGGTGGCGATCGGGCTCTGGGTGGTGGCGGGGCTCGGGTCGGTGGGCACCGGGCTGGTTCCGCTGGACCGTGACGTCGACCTGCACGTGCTGGTGTCGATGCCGGTCCTGATCGCGCAGCCGCTGGCGGTGCTCGCGCTGGGGCTGGCCGTCCGGCGCGCCCATCCGGGGCTGGCCCGGTCGGCGCTGGTGGTGGGGGCCGTCTCGGTGGCCGGTGCGGTCGCCTTCCTGGCCCGCGTCGACACACCCGACCTGGGCGGCCTGTTCGAACGGCTGGCGCTGTGGCCCGGCTATCTCTGGCTCCCCGCCGCCGCCCTCACTCTGCTCGGGCACCGCCGCGCGCGATGA